The stretch of DNA TGGTCCTCACAGAGAtagaagcagctgtgtgtgttaatgtgtgtgtgcagctgttgTGAGGATCCATCTAAACTTAGCAGAGTGTGTCTGGGTCAGGAGTccactgcacatgctcagtggTGTTTCCCTGTTTAGCCCCTCCCACTGTTCCACGGGGACAGCAGGAGCTGGAGCCtgcatttcccacaatgcacttgTCTGAACGTTATCATTAATGTAATTATCTTGATCACATGATTGGCCTTTGAGGAGTGTCCTCTGAGGGGGCGTGTCCCCTGAGGAAGCTGTGGGGACGTGTCCTCTGAAGGGGCATGTCCTCTCAGGGGGCGTGTCCTCTGTGGTCCTGTGTCCTCTCAGGGGGCGTGTCCTCTGTGGTCCTGTGTCCTCTGAGGGGGCGTGTCCTCTGTGGTCCTGTGTCCTCTGAGGGGGCGTGTCCTCTGACGAGGGTCAGGAATGTCCAGACCTTGTTGATCCTAATTTAGTCGTGAGCTCAGACCTCGTCTCTCCCTCCGCTTCTTTTTCTGGACGACCCTCAGAGGCTCCAGGGCACGTAGGCAGCAGGGTGTCGGTTCGATGccgtctctcttcttctctgcgtttgttcctctcttcctcactctgctgctcctctctctcttcattctcATCCCTCGTTCAGGAGGAAAGAGCGGAAGCAACAAGAAGGCCGACGGCGTCAAGGTAACGGCAACAAGAAGCCGACAGGTTTCCTGTCcctgacaggaagtgatgtcactgttgttgatgttgacgctgttgttgttgttgtaggaaTCATCTGAAAGCACCAACACCACCATAGAGGACGAAGACACCAGAGGTGAAAGCACTGACACAACGTTAAGAAACAGACAAAACCACCACAAGGCtaacctgtcccctgtcccctgtccccgtctctgtccctgtctctgtctctgtctctgtccctgtccctgtcccctgtccccgtctctgtccctgtctctgtcccctgtcccctgtctctgtccccctgtctctgtcccctgtctctgtctctgtccctgtccctcgTTCGTCCCTGTCcccgtccctgtccctgtcccctgtccctgtccccgtccctgttcctgtctctgtccctgtctctgtctctgtccctgcctctgtccctgtctctgtcccctgtcccctgtccctgtctctgtcccctgtctctgtccctgtcccctgtcccctgtcccctgtcccctgtctctgtctctgtcattgtccctgtccctgtctctgtcccctgtctctgtccctgtctctgtccctgtccctgtcctgtccctgtccctgttgtctctgtccctgtccctgtcctgtccttCCGTCCCTGTCTTGTCcttcctgtccctgtctctgttctgtcttGTCCTGTCCCTGTTCCGctctgtccctcctgtccctgtctctgtcctttccctgtccctgtctctgtcccttcCTGTCTccgtcctgtctctgtctctgtccctctcctgtccctgtcctgtccctgtcctgtcctgtccctgtccctgtccctgtccctgtctctgtcctgtctgtctttcctgtctgtccctgtctctgtccctgtctctgtctctgtctctgtctctgtctctgtccctgtccctgtcctgtctctgcgtgcctctgtctctgtcctgtcctgtccctgtctctgtctctgtccctgtctctgtctctgtcctgtcctgtcctgtctctgtctctgtcccctgTCCTGTCTTGTCCCtgttttcctgtctctgtcctgtccctctgtccctgtctctgtctctgtctctgtctctgtcctgcccTGTCTCTGTCTTCCCTGTCTTCCCTGTCCCCGCCTGCCCTGTCCCCTGTCTGTCCTGTtctgctctgtctctgtgtccgtctgtctcttctctgtccctgtcgtctctctgttctgtccctgtctctgtcctgtctgtcttccctgtctctgtccctgtccctgtccctgtccctcagTGAGGAAGCAGGACATCATTAAAGTGACAGAGCAGCTCATTGAAGCCATCAGTAACGGAGACTTTGAGAGCTACACGTACGTAAACCTCTTTATCTGTCTTTACTGTTATTAAACTGTTATTAAACTGTTATTAAACTGTTATTAAACTGTTATTAAAGATTAATAAACGTGAATAAAcctcattaaatgttaataaactCTGTTACCTGTTAAACATCACTGAACGCTGTTACAGTTGTTCTCTGTAAACATGTCGTCTTGGTCTCAGTAAAATGTGCGACCCGGCCGTGACGGCGTTTGAACCTGAGGCGTTGGGGAATCTGGTCGAGGGCCTCGACTTCCaccgcttttattttgaaaactgtGAGCCTTTCTTTGCTTCCACTACCTGTCTTTCCTTCCACCCgtccacctgtccacctgtccaggtaactgtgtgtctgtgtgtccgtAGTGTGGTCTAAGAACAGCAAGCCGGTCCACACCACCATCCTGAACCCCCACATCCACCTGGTGGGAGACGAAGCCGCCTGCATCGCCTACATCCGGGTCACGCAGTACATCGACGCCAACGGGGCGCCACGTACCGCCCAATCAGAGGAGACCAGGGTGTGGCATCGCCGCGACGGGAAGTGGCAGATCGTGCACTTCCACCGCTCAGGCTCCGCCTCCACGCTCACCAAGTAAGGGTAGGGGGCGGggcatagaccgtatataaacatggacgccacgtctccacttccttttcattgtcaaactgacgctattttcccggggatacaggCGGCGCCGTCATGTGACTTTGGAGCCGGAGTCAGGTCTGTgggatatcgatgccccgcccacacctcctccagactcactgatCGTTTATTAATtaatcctacgctctgctctacttcCACCAGCTACAGGGGAATGTTGCATTacacactgaacttatttttaaatattgtttttactCTTTACGTAGCGGTTGTCATGGCATCACATAACGTACTAAACTTTAGTTGTAggcccaagccccgcccactaacatggagggggtggagcttatgacctatactgcagcctccagccaccagagggagctctactaACTTTGggttcactttagaggagctgatccatctttatatacagatGTCCTCTCAGcctgtgctaagctaggctaacactTACTCTTTGCAGTTTTGCTTGAAGATGAAACTGTTGCTTAGAAAAATCATTGGAAGCAGGAAtaaaaactcttcttcttctttcccttcaGCTAACTCCCAGAGTGGGCGGGTCTTCAATGGAGCCGCCGTCACCTTGGCAACAGACTGATTGACAGCAGGCAAGGCCACTCGGGATTAGTTTGAGAAGTTTGAGGAGAAGACGATGGGGCCACGAAGCTTCAGTAGAGAACTgtacaatcaatcaatcaatcgaCTAACGAGCCAATCAGCTTCCTCCAATCTGCAGCTGGGACTTTCCTTCAGCCACACCCACTCCATTATTAGCCAATCAGCTGCAGAGTTCATAATAATGTGTGGAAACCTTGTATCTTCCCTTCAGTTGAAAGACTCCTCCACTAACCTggtgcttagcttagcttagcttagcttagcacaaacactgaaagCAGGTTTCTAAAATCAGGTTGTTTTTTATCGACTGACCTTTCCAATAAAaagggggttagggttagagctcGTTAGCATAGAGTTGTTAGCTAGTGAGCTAGCCTAAGATACCAGTGGGAGATACAAGGTTTCCTCTAGAGTCTAAAACTAACGTATATAAAGTAATACGTGTGAGAGCTGCTGATCAATAACGAATCATGAATAATTAGTAATTAATGAGTAGATGTGACGTGTGGTGGAGGTTTATTGATCGGCTTCTCTCCGATGTGTCTGATGATCCATCAGATGAAAGTGTCCAGGTTCAGACTCTTTGCTTCCACCGGGCTCCACCGGGCCTGCGATCTTCCACAAATAGCCACACCTCCACTCAGATCAGCCACGCCTTCCCTTAACGAGAAACACCACGAGGTTCCTTAACGAGCTATCCGACCTCCTCCAGTGTTTTTAGGCTCAGACCTGGTGATTCACTGGGATGCAGAACACTAGTCCATCCACTCCATGCTAATTTTAGCACATGTTAGCATCCTTAGTGATCATTAGCTAGCTGCATGAGTAAGTGATGATTGCTAATGATTCGAAAAGCATGTTCCTCTTTCCTCTAGCCccaagctaacatgctaactagTTGCTAAGATGAGGAGGACATTTTTAGCATTGTTAGCGATGGCTTCTTTCCCTGCAGTAGATCCATTTTTTCTGGTTCAGACTGTTGTCGTTCTAGAGATGCGGAATAGTGGCTCATCAAAGTCCTGGACGAGTCAAAGACCTGTTAGCGATCATTAGCTGCTCCTGTAGCCacaagctaacatgctagctAGTAGCTAGCAGGAGGAAGACACTTTTAGAAGTGTTAGCAATCATTAGTTGCTCCTGCAGCCATGAGCTACCATGCTAGCTagtgttgcccccccccccccatggtGCTGGTCTGTCGGGGGTGTGGTCCCTGAGTGAAACCTCATATCTCTGTTCTGTAGTTGTTGTCGACCTTTAACCTTCTGAAAATAGAAACCTGCATCTTGGATTGTGAAGTGAAACCTTGGGCTCAGTGGTGAAGATGTTTGGTTTAGTGTGAACGTGTGCACGGAGCGTTAgcatctcttcctcttcagtgACTCTGGTGTTTGCTGCATGCTGGACTTGACTTTGTGTTTCGTGTTTTGGCTTCAGCCTCGGTTGCCGTGTTTTTCTGGCgttgttttggctttttttttttttttcagcgttCTGTCCCCGTTAGCGTTCTTTTCTTCTGCTAGCCGCAAGCTAAAGAGAGACCTGCCGGCTGACTTTGATATTCTGCTGTTGTATTTGTCTCGGAGGATCTCAGCAGCTTTTTACCGTCTGACGAATGTAGAACTTTGTACAATCAGATTCTTACTATGATATTATTACTCTTGATATATTTCACAGCTTTGTATCCAGACGTTAGCATCGTGTTTGATGAGCTTTACTCTTTTTGCCCGAGTGTTGCTGAATGTTTTCAGAGCCGCTTTTTAAACCCACCAGACATCTTTGCACCATTTGGACTCCAGCTCAGGAAGAGTGGGTGGAGCCTATGTAGGGGGCGTGGCTTTAGCACCAGAACAGCACTTCTGAAACAAACACTTCTGGAAAGAACTGAATACTTCAAAACTTTCCACTGACGAGTGGATAAATAAATTCAGACGCCTGAGTTACTGATGAGGTATCCCTGGAAGTTTACATCTTCATAGAATTAACCCTTTATAGTCCCTCAGTGAAAtactggttcctggtctcatatctggttcctggtccttaaactaatgtaaacatgtatttgtcacattagaacatcatcaacatcatcacattagaaacattaggacacttgttcttcttcatggttcctaataaaccagttcagaggggggaccttgtagaccacattagaccctgattagacctgaggatgtttcctggatcttctctgattggctcaatgaaaaccacatgacactaaacctcactgagaggaaccaggaaccacgttagcACACACGGTTCCGGGTTCCTGGAGGGTTAAAGGTTTGAATCTGTAGCCGGAGTCCAGATGGTGCCTCCAGAGTGAATGTTTTCTACAGTGTTTTCTAAAGCAGCGTCTCCACTTTGACCTTTTGCGACACTTGAAAGTATTTATTAGTGGAACTAATCACTCCCTCAGATAAACCAGATGTCATTTTTTAGAAACTTTTTCGGTGTCGCTTGAAACTTAAAAATTGATCTGTAGATTTCTGCCTCTTCCATCAGCCGACGGAGCTTCTCCATGTTCATCCCCCAGAACCCAAAACCCCGACGTCAGAACCTCGGTTCTGGTTTCAGCGTGACGGGAAACAGCAGAAAGACGCTTTTAGCATTGTTAGCTGTCATTAGCCCCTCCTCCAGCTGCAAGCTAACACGGTAACTAGTGGCTAAGAGGAGTGAGACATATTTAAAACGATTAGCTCTCATTAGCTAGTCTTCTAGCTACAAGCTAACATGGTAACtagtgaatgtatttttttttcagttgtcaGTGACTGGGCCTCCTGCAACACGTCAGTGTCCCCTCAGAGGGCCCAGCTCCACACTTTGAGAAACACCGAGTTTAATTCATATAAATGTGCTCCAGcacttaaacattttaacttgtGTTTAATGACTTCTGGTCCACGGATTTGGCTCTTTgggtagaaataaaaataataatcggtcaaattctgtatttgtttccGTTTCCCGTCCACGCTGCAAACGCTCTATAGGACCAAGAACCAGTCATTAAGAACCAGCTCCTGTTCCTATGATGGATGTTGTGCTGTGCTAGGTTAGTTAGGGGTCGTAGGGGTGTTGGTATTTGATGCTGCATGCTCGGTGTGTAactgtgagagagggagagtgcttttaatccttttctttttctggagtcctttcttattcttcttcttctgtgtttaaagtgtttctgtaaataaactGGAGGTGGTCACAGAATGCTGCTTTCTGATTggtcattatttattctttaacaATTACTTCAGTTTCTTGATGggttttaattaatgaaagaTTTCCACACAGAACAAATATTTCAGTAAATGAGAAGCTCGATTTTTCTATAGATAAATGAAGACAATAATTTGATAAGTGACTTTTAAACAGGTTTCTGAAGCTGATCAGTAACAGATGAAGACTCTACTCAATATGTTCAGGTCAGTAAAACTTGTTCTGTTCCTCCAGAACAAGAAAACATCTCAGAATAAAACATGTAACGAATGGTTATTAATATATAAGCTGTAGAAAAGCTTCACCTTCAATAGATAAAATTAAAGGTGAAGCAgcttttaaatactttaaactACATGATGGTAATGAACCTGTAAATACATTCATATAAATGTAAAGAACAACATTAAAAATCTaagtctgaaatgaaatgaaatgaaaataagtgaGATCGAAGTAAGCGGCTCAGTGCCTTGGTGGTTGGCGCTGGTGCCTCCCAGGGAGAAGGGCCGGGTTCGAGTTCAGGTCTTTCTAggcggagtttgcatgttcctcTTGCCCGATGACAACTCCAGCAACTCCCGCGAccagatgaataaattaaacaaaatctaaatgaaataaaataaaacgaaatgaaataaaaactaagttGAAATTCAATTTATtggaataaaattaattaaaatcaaattaaaatgaaatgaagtgaaataaaataaaatgaaatccgTGTCTCCTGTAAACACCACGTGACGCCGGAACTCCTCAACTTTGACCCCGGAAGCGGAAGTTCTTTCTTTCTAGTTTCTGCTTGCTGAAGAGAGAATCAGGTGAGTCCAGCTCCGCCACATAATCTGTCTCCAATCTGATTTTAAACTCACCATCCGCCGATTTAACCCGTCGCTGCTGGTTATGtgaatgtttctctgtgtgtctgaggtTAAATTATTTCCGTGAGTGGAAATAAATgctagtttttaatgttttcaatgAGAGTTTCTGACTGCATCTGAGACGTGTCGCCATTTTAGCTCCAGCGGCGGGAAACTGTTCAGTTTAACTTAATTATTAATTGGTTTCTTTGGAATTATTTAGCGTTATTGAGCTGGAGCGGTTTCTGCAGGTTAATCCGCAAGTAAATAAGACTTCACGCATCTGCACGGCGGCTGGTggaagctaacaggctaacgttagcatccgGGCTGATGCGCCTGCGCAGTGAAGCGACTGATTTAATGTCAAACGTCTGTTGTTTTAACCTTAAATGGAGGTTAAATGGTAACTCGTTATTAGTTAAATGTCAAACTAACCTCAGAGTTTAAACTCAGTGTTGACGAGACACCACGTGACCAGCGTGACCCGGTAGTTCCGTTATCGGACGTAGAAGCTGATTTCATCACCTTCAGTAGATAAAACTAAAGGTGAAGCAgcttttaaatgctttaaactACATGATGGTAATGAACctgtaaatatattcatataaacGTAAAGAACATTAAACAGTGATGACCTGACCATTCCTGTTTCATCTTGTTCTAATGGACCGGTTCTTACgttctcttctccctcctttcatGTTTTATCTTCTCTCCCCCAtgttcctctctcctccttctcctcctcctcctgtctcctcctcctcctcctcctctgacctcaGCAGACATGGCTCCTCGTaaagggaaggagaagaaggaggagcaggtCATCAGCCTCGGTCCTCAAGTTGCTGAGGGGGAGAACGTCTTTGGAGTCTGTCACATCTTCGCCTCCTTCAACGACACCTTCGTCCACGTCACCGACCTCTCTGGAAAGTACGtccaccaatcagagagcagtgTGCCGGCGTGACCCCGCCCCTCCCTTCCTAACGCTGTCCTTGTTTCCAGGGAAACCATCTGCAGAGTGACCGGCGGGATGAAGGTGAAGGCGGACAGAGACGAGTCGTCCCCCTACGCCGCCATGTTGGCAGCTCAGGACGTAGCTCAGCGCTGCAAAGAGCTGGGAATCACAGCCCTGCACATCAAGCTGAGGGCCACCGGGGGCAACAGGTGAGACGGAGACGGACAGGGGGACGGAGACGCACCCAGAGACACACATCACATATCAGAGGGCAAATGTCCCATGTAAAGACGTAGAAGAAGAGACATGGAGGGACAGAGGGTGAATGCGTGTCATTAGCAGCAAAGCTTTCTGGGTAATGAGTCCCACCATGGGCTCGTAGAAATGTCctctgtggacagagagcagtgtctttggttgttgagtggattcatcaacatgaacatcagccaatgtgagagaggcctttagctgcttagaagttcccctgggttcctctggttcctctcccactatgatggagtgatgtttgttggtggaccactcctgtggaggggaacagtcgtcttcaatctgtctgactctctgtggattatttgtggcttccagactctttacagatggttgtggaaccttttccagcctgatgagcaacaacaactctttttctgagctcctcacaaagctcctttgatctgttgtcatcacacacttcaacacaaacatgagacaaatccctgattcatagaaactaaacTAGGACCTGAGTCTGGactcatggactctggtttaatctgaTCTGTGATATTGGTTCATTGTTTGGCTTCTTTGTCTTTCATGACGTTTTGAATCATTtatataaagaaatgttaaacATCCTGAAGCAGCTGCTACATTAGCGGCTAATGTAGCAGCAGCTAACGAGATAATGGAGATGGTTTAATGGTGTTGATGGTagagatgatttatttttggttcattcattcagagaCTGTATATAAAGTTGGAACAGCTAAAGTGAAGCCacagctagtagagctccccctggtggctggaggctgcagtctgGGTCacaagctccgccccctccatggtAGATGGGTTagggatggtttctgtcatttcaggtagttgatataatgttgatgaatgttcaagtgttaatattttgataagtttcattttattttgatgctgtagaaacaggatgtggcatcatggcgaccaccagttacCATGACAACCGCTCTGTATCGTGGGACGGAGGAAGTTGTAAaagtagtttaaaaaataacaagtgtttaatccaacatttccttgcaTCTGGTGAAGGTAGAAA from Mugil cephalus isolate CIBA_MC_2020 chromosome 15, CIBA_Mcephalus_1.1, whole genome shotgun sequence encodes:
- the rps14 gene encoding 40S ribosomal protein S14 — translated: MAPRKGKEKKEEQVISLGPQVAEGENVFGVCHIFASFNDTFVHVTDLSGKETICRVTGGMKVKADRDESSPYAAMLAAQDVAQRCKELGITALHIKLRATGGNRTKTPGPGAQSALRALARSGMKIGRIEDVTPIPSDSTRRKGGRRGRRL